TACAACGATCCGGTAGAAAGGTGATTTGTTTGCGCCCATGCGCTTGAGACGAATTTTAACTGCCATGGTAATATACCTCCATCATGTGTTTAAGAATTGACAACTTTAATAGTATACTGCTTTTTTGTCCGACTGACAAAAGTTTTCTTAGAAGAATGGAAGGCCGAGACCTTTTTTCTTCCCTTTCATTTGTCCTGACATCTGCTTCATGAGCTTCTTCATGTCATCGAACTGTTTGATGAGACGGTTCACTTCCTGGATGGAGCGACCGCTCCCTTTTGCGATCCGCTTGCGACGACTCGCGTTGAGCACTTCAGGATTGGAGCGCTCATGCTTCGTCATCGAGCGAATGATCGCCTCGACATGATCAAGTTGCTTCTCGTCGATTTGGACGTTCTTCAACCCTTTCATCTTACCTGCACCAGGTAACATCGAGAGCAATTCATCAATCGGGCCCATGTTTTTCACTTGACCCAATTGCTCGATAAAATCATCGAACGTGAACGATGCGTCGCGAATTTTGCTTTCAAGCTCTTTCGCGGCATCTTGGTCCATCTGTGACTCGGCTTTTTCAATGAGCGTGAGCACGTCACCCATTCCAAGAATCCGTGACGCCATGCGTTCCGGGTGGAAAGGTTCGAGGGCATCCAACTTTTCACCGAGACCGACGAACTTAATCGGCGCTCCCGTGACTGCCTTGATTGAAAGGGCTGCCCCACCACGTGTGTCACCGTCGAGCTTCGTGAGCACGACGCCGGTGATTCCGAGTTTCTCATTGAAGCTATCGGCCACGTTGACCGCATCTTGACCCGTCATCGCATCGACGACGAGGAAGATTTCATTTGGTTTGGCAATCGTCTTCACGTTTTCGAGCTCGCCCATGAGCGTCTCGTCAATATGAAGTCGACCGGCCGTATCGATCAACACGAAATCGTGATGATTGGTTTTGGCGTACTCGAGCGCTTTTGTGACGATTTCTTCCGGCTTCACTTGGTCGCCAAGTGAGAACACCGGTAAATCGAGCTGCTTGCCGAGTGTCTCGAGCTGTTTGATGGCCGCAGGCCGATAAATATCTGCCGCGACGAGAAGTGGACTCCGGTTATGCTTTTTGCGAATCAAATTCGCGAGCTTACCGGTCGTCGTCGTTTTCCCCGCACCTTGTAACCCGACCATCATGACGACTGTCGGTGGTTTTGGGTTAAATGTGATTGGGACGACGTCGCTTCCCATCAAGTTCGTTAGCTCTTCATGAACGATTTTGACAACTTGTTGGCCAGGTGTCAACGATTTCATGACGTCTTGGCCGATGGCCCGCTCTTTCACGTCGTTGACGAACTGTTTGACCACTTTGAAGTTGACATCGGCTTCAAGGAGAGCGAGACGAACTTCTCTCATCATCTCTTTGACATCTGCTTCGGAAATTTTACCTTTCCCCCGCATTTTCGCCAGTGTCGATTGCAACCGTTCGGATAATCCTTCAAATGCCATGCTTCAGCCCCCTACTCTAAATTCTCAAGCGCCGAAATCGTTTCCGTCAAATCGGGCGAGTGCTCGACTTGACGTTTGAGCGTTTGAAGCAGTTGTTGCCGCTGTTCGAATTTCTCGAACAAGGCCAACTTCTCCTCATACTGCTCAAGCATCGCTTCGGTACGCTTTATGTTATCGTAGACCGCTTGACGGCTGACTTCAAACTCTTCCGCAATCTCTCCGAGCGAGTAGTCATCTAGGTAATAAAGAGACATGTAGTTGCGCTGTTTCGGTGTGAGAAGCGCTTGATAAAAATCGAACAGATAGTTCATTCGATTCGTCTTTTCGAGCGACATGACCTCCA
This sequence is a window from Exiguobacterium mexicanum. Protein-coding genes within it:
- the ffh gene encoding signal recognition particle protein — protein: MAFEGLSERLQSTLAKMRGKGKISEADVKEMMREVRLALLEADVNFKVVKQFVNDVKERAIGQDVMKSLTPGQQVVKIVHEELTNLMGSDVVPITFNPKPPTVVMMVGLQGAGKTTTTGKLANLIRKKHNRSPLLVAADIYRPAAIKQLETLGKQLDLPVFSLGDQVKPEEIVTKALEYAKTNHHDFVLIDTAGRLHIDETLMGELENVKTIAKPNEIFLVVDAMTGQDAVNVADSFNEKLGITGVVLTKLDGDTRGGAALSIKAVTGAPIKFVGLGEKLDALEPFHPERMASRILGMGDVLTLIEKAESQMDQDAAKELESKIRDASFTFDDFIEQLGQVKNMGPIDELLSMLPGAGKMKGLKNVQIDEKQLDHVEAIIRSMTKHERSNPEVLNASRRKRIAKGSGRSIQEVNRLIKQFDDMKKLMKQMSGQMKGKKKGLGLPFF
- a CDS encoding putative DNA-binding protein, giving the protein MSLEKTNRMNYLFDFYQALLTPKQRNYMSLYYLDDYSLGEIAEEFEVSRQAVYDNIKRTEAMLEQYEEKLALFEKFEQRQQLLQTLKRQVEHSPDLTETISALENLE